The stretch of DNA tcttggctcacttttgagcacggaaatactgaaatcaagaacgttgagaacggttttttttctcggtgtatatatatatttataaacaaaaacattacAAAACATTCTTCTGAAATGAAACAGCTTAACAGCTAAATCTTACTGGTAATTAAAGTCATTCTGAGACCAAACATATtcagtttttttcttcttatcatatcttaatttaaatctttgtGCGACCAAACATAGTgcgtttctttatttaaaattaattcctTGCATAGCATTGTGCTGCTAACGGTAtaaatttctaatttatttcttaatttggtttttattaggctaattgcaaaaaattgtgtgGGAGTGATAATAAGTTGTGTACAAACTTAATGAGATCTTTAAACACACTTTCATTTAATCCATTTGTAATCATTGAAATGTTATCCCAAAATGTAATTATATCAGTCTCTTTTTTTAATGTATCGTTTGataatttcagcattttccactgatttattattttgtcaaACTCTGATTCGCAGAggtattcaaaattttttagcAGTGGAACAATGTTCCACTCCTCAGCGGATAGAACTTTGGCAGGAGTtattaaaaccaaattttgTATGTCCTTTCTTCAGAAATCAAATCGTCGTGTTATTTGATCAACCAGTTCCAAATAAAATTGTCTTATTGTTACTTTAATGCTGTTAGATTGCTCTTCTAGTAAACCAGAGTCAGAGATGCACTGTTGTGCACTAAAccctataaatatttcttcaacaggcaaaatgtatatttcaagatcacaaatatttaattcttcTAAATTCATATTATTGCGTTACAATGTTGCTTAAAATAACTTAATGCTGCTTTGTAATCTTGCATGCAAATATGGCAAACGAGCCGATTCAGACTGAAATTAATCATTAATGATTTGTAAAATGaagcttaaaaataataagtaaattTTGAGCTCTGGCTTGGCCATGGAATTAGCTATCTCTTTTGGCTTAATGTTGTTAACTTCCAAAGCCTGGGACAATAAAAAGAGTTCAAGAGCATCCCATTGCTCCAGAATTCGCGAAATAACCTTCTCTAAAGATAACCAACGTGTCATGGCTATTCCTAAAATTGTATGGTGCTTTATACTACAATATTCTTGAAACTCTTTTAGTTTCGATGTTCTTTGGACTAAacgaaaaatatgaatatattttaCGGCACAGCATTTTAATTTCGGACGGTAGTTTTTTACAGGCGTATACTGAGCAAAGGTGTAAAGAATGGCAGGtacatttcaaaaaaaagagaTGGGTGTCTCCACTTAATTTGGTTTTAAGGCTATTAAGGCCTCCAGCCATAACATTAGCACCATCTGTTGCCAGGCCGATTAGATTTTTAAGAGGTATTTGGTTGTCAAGAAACAACGCTTTGATGGCGTTATAAATCGATTGAGCATCACATTTTTCCACCTTAATAAGAGCTAAAAATTGGTCCAGCACTAGGGCTTTTTTGTTGGCAACGTCTGTGGTTTCATcaacaattaaagaaaatttggTTTCTTGTAATGCACTCACTATCCGCTGCTTTGCTTTTTTTGCAAGTTATAAGTGatgatgttttaaatttttggtcatGCCAAGCAATAACCCACGGGCTGATGTTGCTTAGGTCTAGGAGCAGCGCACGCTATAAATTGTCGGCTAGAACTCGTCGCTTGGGTGTGAAGGTCTGCTGCTATCCTGCCCTTTTCTTACTCATCATCTCTCTTATAAACTTAGCGTGCTTGCGACACCAAAAGTCCGATCTAGATACAAAGAACACCTAGACACGCACTTAACAACCGGACAGAGAAACGACAGTCAAACAAAAAGTATTGCACATTGATTCAGGTACTTTTTCAGCcactgctgttgttgtagctGAATAGCCCACCCTGCCTGCGATCATCTTTTccaaaaagaaatacatatTATGCGATGACCCCTTCGCAAATGTCTTAAAAGCCTAGGACAGCACTGAgtttaacataaaaaaatttagttactaaacattataatatttattccttaacatataaaaaatacacgaAACATAAGTTAATAAAAAGGGACATTAAATTCATAACTATACTCAAAACATTGAACGTAAACCTAAACTGAAATAACTCTCAATGATAAATACAAACTAAAAGCTTTAAAGCTCGCAACTGCACTTCAAAACGTAAACAAACTAATCTATTGGTGCGCTCGAGAGTGCATCCGTGAAGTTGTTGTTGTCTAGCTTGCCGAGCGACCCCAACCGAACGATACTTTAACAGGCGCTCATGCGCCGAAGCAACCTCGCTTGTGCGAAACTGCGCTCAAAAGAAGCGCTTATAGGCGCGGGGTGAGGGGCATGCGGATAGTTCTCGGTCGTTCTGTTTTCAAGTTCttatttgtttagttttacTTTGGTTTTAGCATAGGGCCGCTTTACTTTGTTATTGTATGGattgtttcgggaaaaaaagaCTTACATTCTTTACCGCGATCCCCGATGAAAGCGCTTCCAGTCGAGTTCTGCTGTAAATCTGTTTGGGAAGAAATATAGTTGTAAAGGTCAAATGCCCTAATTTGCCATGCCACACAAAGTACAACCTAAACTCGGAACTGAGAAAGTCGACAGCTTAAATTCTCTTTGTTATTTGCGCTTAAGCGCCTTTAGCTGGACTCTCTCACGctaccaataaaaaaaatgatctaTTCTAAAacattactaaaaaaaatattaattgattaTCTCTACTTAAACTAAATGCGATCGCCTTTTCAGACGACAATGATGCTGCGCCAGCCGACcctctttctttatttttgggcGGCGACACTTTGGCGATATCAGATTTGGCAATAGTGGCTTTGGCAAAAGGCGAATTTGTGGGGGGTATGTTGTACAACTTGTGGCAATTTGAGCCACCCCTTCGGTGGGGAAAGCCGTAGCGACGATCCCAAATCTCTTGGCGCTGCCAGTTGATGATCTCGCTTGAAGTCGATGGGGtgattgaaaattttttattccctGGAGAGCACTGCAAATTGTTTTCCTTTAACTTGGCTGtcctatttatttttcaaacatcttACCCAAAGGCTTTGCTCTACCAGCGGACTGGTTGTTTAAGTGGAGCTCAAGATCCGTCGGGAACATTTATCTCCGCAACATTTGCATCCGTATCTGCACAAGCGACCATTACAATTCTCCCCTGCTAAAATCGGACTGGGGCTCATCGACTGAGCGACAGGTCTGATACCGCTTGTGGCCTTAACTTGCAAGCTACTGCCTTATGTCCTTAGCATGAAATTTCCCAAGGAGCTTCCCCTGCATATCCTCAAGTTCGTAGTAGGCTTCTCCTAATCTCTTACGAACTCTAGGCTTGAGAAAACTGGGTCCGAATTTCGCATTGTAGCCGGCCTCGAAATTGCTTTGCTTAAAATTCCGCCTAAACACCTCCTGACCTTCCTTGTAGACGACTTCTCGCGCTCTCAGGTTATATTGCTTCTCATTAGTCAGATACTGTTTTTGCCTAATTTCACAGGCCCTATCGCGCACTACATCCAGTGAATCCTTTTGGCTAAGATGTATGGTTCGATCCTCCAACAAGCTTAGCTTTCTAATCAGAGCGTAGGCCGACCCAGAAGTGATCATCTGCTGCTCAAATACCATATAATAGGGACTTGTCCCTAAACTCGAGTGAATAGCAGACCGCAACGAGCAACATATTTGTGACAAAAATTCATCCCAATCTTTTTGATCAGCTCTGACATATGACCTAATTGCCGACCGGTTAACCCGTTCTGACGAATTTCCCTGTGGGGCATGGACTGCAGTTAAAGCATGGTTAATCCCGTAGCTCGCCAAAAGCTTTCGAAACCCTTCTGAACGAAATTTAGCTCCGTTGTCTGAAATAATCGTCTCGGGGACACCAAAGGTGTGAAAAAGATTGGACTCCAGATACTTTACTACCACATTAGTGGACATCTTCTTCACAGCATGCATATAAACGAACTTCGTGAAGTGATCCAAAACAATGAAATTGCCTATGTTGTCACTTCGTGAGCGAGGGTATGGTCCTAGAAAGTCAATATAAAGCTTTTGGAAGAATCTCTGCGACTCTGAAGGCTTTGCTAAAGGTGGCCTTAACGCCAGACGCCTTGCAAGTTTCACAGGCGCTAACATATCTTTTTACTTCCCCTACTAAGCCTGGCCAAAAGTAGTAACGACGGACTCTTTCAATAGTCTTGTGGATTCCCCCGTGAGACGACAAGGGCTGATCGTGCACTTTCGCTAAAACTTCTCCAACAAGCCCTTTCGGAATCCACAATTTCAAATTGTAGCTGTCATGGACAGGCTCTCCAACTGAGTGCTCTGTTCGTCTGTACACCATTCCATCGCAGACCTTAACGTCGGGAAAAGTGCTGCTCATCTCTTTAGCTCGTTCCACCAAATCCAAATATTCTGCAGATTTAAAATGCTCAGATCCCAAATCGACaataaaccaaaccaaactgatatatatatatcgagCTAACAAGTTATGTGCCATCGCTATTCGATATCTAACGGCTTTTCTATTCGATGTATCGATAAGACCGGCCCCAGGGAGTCTTGTATTGGTCACTTCTGGAACACACACGTATTTTTGATATGAGCCATTAATTTCAACTGAAGTATAACTAATAAACTTAAGTAATGTGAATATAACTCTTCACCTTGCGTTCTCTGTTATTTTGGGACTTAGTGAGTACCTCATTGTGCACCACCAACTCCGTTGAGTTATAACAATTGGCgacgagaaaaaaaaagaaaataaaaaaaaatggacgCAGCAACGCTGgaagatattttaaagaaacaacAAGACTTCCTAGTGTATTTTTTGGGTGCAAACCGAACTTGGATGACACAGCAAACCAACCAACAAATGGAGAGACTTTCACAATTAAAGGAAGAGCACCAACAAAATAGCAGTTCAACCATAACCTCGCAAAGTCACCATGTGCCGGCATTCGCGCCGTTTATtaaagggaaaaataattgGGAACTCTACATTGCACAAATGCAACAACATTTCGCAGCATGTGACGTCAGCAGCAACGATCACAAGAAGGCATTTCTTTTATCGTGGATTGGTCAAGATATCTTCGAGCTATTAACGAAACTTTACGGCAGTGAAGACATACAAAGCAAACAATTTGACGAGCTAATTGCAAAGCTCTCCGCGCACTTCAAATCAGGAATACACGTACTCGCATCCAGATACGAATTGTTTTCTcttaaaatgaaacaaaatcaATCATATGCAGAATGGATTGCTGAATTACGTGGTATAGCTCGCAACTGTAAATATGTTTGCAGCAAATCAACATGCAACACAGAATTCGCAGAAGACCTTATTCGTGACATTATAGTTCTAAATACGCCACACGAAGCCGTACGCACCGCAGCGTTACAAAAGGTCAACCCAACTTTAGCAGACATCGTTTTAATAGCAGAAAGCTTTGAAACAACGCAAGtgctaaagaaaaaaatgtcagCAGAGAAAGATGCCACAAACGAAGTATTTCAACTTAAACGCAACTTTAACAAGTATAACAAGTATCGCAAAACAGACGGCATTGACTCATCAAGTAGCAAGCTCCAGTCCAGCGCAGTGTCACAAATGCAAGCGTGTGGGCCATATCGCACCGGTATGTAAAGCGAATACAATGTCAGATTCCAGAAAATCAAGGACTCCTGAAGTAAGCCAACTTCTCTCTTTGGAGCTACAAAGAACAATTAACAGCATTTCACAAAAGAAAATCGGTCGCAAATATTTTGCCGAAGTTCGTGTAAACAACGCAGTAGTCCGATTCCAATTAGATTCTGGTGCCACTTGCAGCGTGATTGGAAAACAGACATACGCAAAATTGGGAAAGCCCATTCTGGAGCCAATGGACGAAGAAAGCCTTGTTTGCTATGGCGGCAATCAAGTTAACATTTTGGGTACTCTAAACGCAATTATtgaatacaagaaaaaaaaattaacagcaCATCTGATCGTAACAGATGTTCAACACAACAGCGATATTTTAGGAACCGATCTATTGGACGAGTTAAAGTTGTGTGCGTGCCAAGCACACATTGTACACGCAATTGCaccaataacaacaaaaacacatattgatatgaatttttttgCAGAAAAATATCCAGCTGTTTTTACCAACGCACTCGGTCATTGTAAGTCGTACAAGGCCAGCCTGCACTTGAAGCAAAGTTCAACaccaaaatacataaaatcacGCCAAATA from Drosophila takahashii strain IR98-3 E-12201 chromosome 2R, DtakHiC1v2, whole genome shotgun sequence encodes:
- the LOC123002514 gene encoding uncharacterized protein is translated as MVFEQQMITSGSAYALIRKLSLLEDRTIHLSQKDSLDVVRDRACEIRQKQYLTNEKQYNLRAREVVYKEGQEVFRRNFKQSNFEAGYNAKFGPSFLKPRVRKRLGEAYYELEDMQGKLLGKFHAKDIRQ